One Amaranthus tricolor cultivar Red isolate AtriRed21 chromosome 10, ASM2621246v1, whole genome shotgun sequence genomic window carries:
- the LOC130826281 gene encoding protein cornichon homolog 1 isoform X2, with protein MQWDLILWLIALFSNIGLLVILIYQIICLSDLEADYLNPYESSTNINSMVLPEFGLQAAFCALFLFTGHWFMFLITLPVTIFHARLFTRQEHLVDVTEIFRALSSEKKHRFIKLGLYLLYFFLVVLRLVIAIYNSLADEDEAVRGFWLF; from the exons ATGCAGTGGGACTTAATCTTATGGCTAATTGCCCTCTTTTCCAACATCGGCCTCCTTGTTATTCTCATTTACCAG ATTATATGTTTATCGGATTTGGAGGCTGATTATTTGAATCCATACGAATCATCAACGAATATCAATTCTATGGTTTTGCCGGAGTTTGGATTGCAGGCTGCCTTTTGTGCTCTTTTTCTGTTTACTGGTCATTGGTTCATGTTTCTAATAACATTGCCGGttaccatatttcatgcaagATT GTTTACCCGCCAAGAGCATCTTGTAGATGTTACAGAGATTTTCAGAGCACTTAGCTCTGAAAAGAAACACCGTTTTATCAAGCTGGGcctttatttgttgtatttcttCTTGGTCGTTCTTAG GCTTGTCATAGCTATTTATAATTCATTAgctgatgaagatgaagcagtTCGTGGATTTTGGCTATTCTAG
- the LOC130826282 gene encoding receptor protein kinase-like protein ZAR1 — translation MAESPSPTFIFTIFLLLNLSFPLITSLNSDGLSLLALKSAITFDPTRFLSSWSESDSTPCHWHGIHCTGGRVTDISLSDKSLTGYIPSELGAILSLRRISLSNNNFSSTIPPHLFNATSLTFLDLSHNALSGPIPNRISSLLGLRFLDLSSNLLNGSLPSGLSELTQLEGTLNLSCNHFSGEVPASFGRFPVMVSLDLRHNNLTGKIPQVGSLLNQGPTAFAGNPNLCGFPLNSLCPEAQNPNVIPANPQNGGNFENPNLGSVGVEKREKRAISISLISGVFGVLICGSIVVCLVVVRKKFRMKEGEMGNKNNVDDKFGKVEAVSHVSAVFGEEEDEGHKSKFVVVDEEGFGLELEDLLRASAYVVGKSRSGIVYKVVVGGRKGLGVVPPTVVAVRRLSEADDAAWRLRDFEAEMEAIGRVQHPNIVRLRAYYYAPDEKLLVSDFIRNGSLYTALHGPSGDLPPLSWASRIKIAQGAARGLMHIHECSPRKYVHGNIKSSKILLDDDFNPYICGFGLNRLQCGRSKSANTHSRRPSLNHSFLTSSKVMVPCTVAYSAPEVQNSGAKLTQKCDVYSFGIVLMELLTGQLPNGGPDNDGKGLEILVRKVFGEERPLSEIIDPALLHEVYAKKQVLATFHIALNCTEMDPELRPRMRTVSESLDRLKFQ, via the exons ATGGCAGAATCCCCATCACCCACATTTATATTCACCATTTTTCTTCTCTTAAACCTCTCTTTTCCTCTCATTACTTCCCTCAACTCAGATGGTCTTTCACTTTTAGCACTCAAATCCGCCATTACTTTTGACCCAACTCGTTTTCTTTCCTCATGGTCCGAGTCTGACTCAACCCCGTGTCACTGGCATGGTATTCACTGCACGGGTGGCCGAGTCACTGATATTTCACTCAGTGACAAATCTTTGACGGGTTATATACCTTCTGAACTAGGTGCTATTCTCTCTCTTCGTCGGATATCTCTCtctaataataatttttcaagCACTATTCCACCTCATTTATTCAATGCTACGTCTCTTACTTTTCTTGACCTTTCTCATAATGCTCTTTCGGGTCCTATTCCGAACCGAATATCCTCCCTTTTGGGGTTACGGTTCTTGGATCTTTCCTCGAATTTGCTTAATGGGTCACTCCCTAGTGGGCTAAGTGAGCTCACCCAACTTGAAGGGACGCTTAATTTGTCGTGTAATCACTTTTCCGGTGAGGTTCCGGCGAGTTTTGGGAGGTTTCCAGTCATGGTTAGTTTGGATCTTCGTCATAATAATTTAACTGGGAAGATTCCTCAGGTTGGGTCGTTATTGAATCAGGGGCCCACTGCATTTGCTGGGAACCCTAATTTATGCGGGTTTCCGTTGAATTCGTTGTGCCCTGAAGCTCAAAACCCTAATGTAATTCCTGCAAATCCTCAAAATGGGGGAAATTTTGAAAACCCTAATTTGGGTAGTGTTGGTGtagaaaaaagggaaaaaagggCGATTTCAATTTCGTTGATTTCAGGGGTTTTCGGGGTTTTAATTTGTGGGAGTATTGTGGTTTGTTTGGTTGTAGTAAGGAAAAAGTTCAGAATGAAAGAGGGTGAAATGGGGAATAAAAACAACGTCGATGACAAATTTGGGAAAGTGGAGGCGGTGAGTCACGTGAGCGCGGTGTTTGGAGAGGAGGAGGATGAAGGGCATAAGAGTAAATTTGTGGTGGTGGACGAAGAAGGTTTTGGGTTGGAATTAGAGGATTTGTTGAGAGCTTCAGCTTATGTAGTGGGGAAGAGTAGGAGTGGGATAGTTTACAAAGTGGTGGTTGGTGGTCGGAAAGGATTGGGTGTGGTTCCGCCTACAGTTGTTGCTGTGAGGAGGTTGAGCGAGGCAGATGATGCTGCATGGCGGCTTAGGGATTTCGAGGCTGAGATGGAGGCTATTGGTAGGGTTCAACATCCTAACATAGTAAGGTTAAGGGCTTATTACTATGCTCCGGATGAGAAGCTCTTGGTTTCGGATTTTATCCGTAATGGCAGCTTGTACACTGCTCTGCATG GACCTTCGGGTGATTTGCCACCCTTATCATGGGCTTCGAGGATAAAAATTGCACAAGGCGCAGCCAGGGGTCTGATGCACATTCATGAGTGCAGCCCAAGAAAATACGTTCATGGAAACATCAAATCATCAAAAATTCTACTTGACGATGACTTTAATCCGTACATATGTGGGTTTGGTCTCAACCGTCTCCAATGCGGGCGTTCTAAATCGGCAAACACCCACTCAAGAAGGCCCAGTCTAAACCATTCATTCTTAACAAGCTCTAAAGTCATGGTTCCTTGTACAGTTGCCTATTCAGCCCCTGAAGTCCAAAATAGTGGTGCCAAGCTCACTCAAAAGTGTGATGTGTACTCATTTGGAATAGTACTAATGGAGTTATTAACGGGTCAGCTACCAAATGGCGGGCCTGACAACGATGGAAAAGGACTAGAAATTCTAGTGAGGAAAGTTTTCGGGGAAGAGAGACCTCTATCAGAGATTATAGACCCAGCATTGCTGCACGAAGTTTATGCGAAAAAACAGGTGTTGGCCACATTTCACATCGCTCTTAACTGTACGGAGATGGACCCTGAACTGAGGCCGAGGATGAGAACTGTTTCCGAGAGCCTTGATCGCCTAAAATTTCAATGA
- the LOC130826281 gene encoding protein cornichon homolog 1 isoform X1: protein MQWDLILWLIALFSNIGLLVILIYQIICLSDLEADYLNPYESSTNINSMVLPEFGLQAAFCALFLFTGHWFMFLITLPVTIFHARLFTRQEHLVDVTEIFRALSSEKKHRFIKLGLYLLYFFLVVLRFPAGSISSLPIFSSKHGDLDIRTPILEF from the exons ATGCAGTGGGACTTAATCTTATGGCTAATTGCCCTCTTTTCCAACATCGGCCTCCTTGTTATTCTCATTTACCAG ATTATATGTTTATCGGATTTGGAGGCTGATTATTTGAATCCATACGAATCATCAACGAATATCAATTCTATGGTTTTGCCGGAGTTTGGATTGCAGGCTGCCTTTTGTGCTCTTTTTCTGTTTACTGGTCATTGGTTCATGTTTCTAATAACATTGCCGGttaccatatttcatgcaagATT GTTTACCCGCCAAGAGCATCTTGTAGATGTTACAGAGATTTTCAGAGCACTTAGCTCTGAAAAGAAACACCGTTTTATCAAGCTGGGcctttatttgttgtatttcttCTTGGTCGTTCTTAG ATTTCCAGCCGGTTCCATTTCCAGTTTGCCGATCTTCTCATCCAAGCATGGAGATTTAGATATCCGCACCCCTATTCTTGAGTTCTAG